One window of the Pedobacter ginsengisoli genome contains the following:
- a CDS encoding isoaspartyl peptidase/L-asparaginase, whose protein sequence is MKVIIHGGFFSESGTNQETKKSKQQALASIVTQAHNYLKTHTALETVVYAVSLLEDDQLFNAGLGSQIQSDGKVRLSASLMDGKTQKFSGVINIEDIKNPIRVSEKLLKYEDRVLSGEGACAFAAKNGFDYFDPITPQRQQEYEAKLNQQERKGTVGCVALDADGNIAAATSTGGKGFEIPCRVSDSATVAGNFANQFAGISCTGVGEDIVNVAMAAKIVTRVTDGLSLKDACDKSFAELKLIDGFAGVIGISSKGEIYHLDSHPYMVWAAFDNCLEVFP, encoded by the coding sequence ATGAAAGTAATTATACATGGCGGTTTTTTTAGCGAATCTGGTACCAATCAGGAAACAAAAAAGTCAAAGCAACAAGCCTTGGCTTCTATAGTTACCCAAGCCCATAATTATTTGAAAACACATACGGCATTAGAAACGGTAGTTTATGCCGTTAGTTTGCTTGAAGATGACCAATTGTTTAATGCAGGTTTGGGATCCCAGATACAAAGTGACGGTAAGGTGCGTTTAAGTGCATCTTTAATGGACGGTAAAACTCAAAAATTTAGTGGGGTTATCAATATTGAGGATATAAAAAATCCTATTCGGGTTTCTGAGAAATTACTTAAGTATGAAGACAGGGTATTAAGTGGTGAAGGAGCATGTGCTTTTGCGGCCAAAAACGGCTTTGACTATTTTGATCCTATTACCCCCCAAAGACAACAAGAGTACGAGGCAAAATTGAACCAGCAGGAAAGGAAAGGAACTGTAGGTTGTGTGGCATTGGATGCTGATGGCAATATTGCTGCGGCAACTTCGACAGGGGGAAAGGGCTTTGAAATCCCATGCAGAGTAAGTGACTCTGCCACTGTAGCGGGAAATTTTGCAAATCAGTTTGCTGGTATTTCTTGTACGGGTGTGGGAGAAGATATTGTTAATGTTGCTATGGCAGCAAAAATAGTTACTCGTGTAACAGATGGGCTTAGCCTTAAAGATGCTTGTGATAAATCTTTTGCAGAGTTGAAACTTATTGATGGTTTTGCAGGTGTAATAGGGATTTCATCAAAAGGAGAAATTTATCACTTAGACTCTCATCCTTATATGGTATGGGCGGCTTTTGATAATTGTTTAGAAGTATTTCCTTAA
- a CDS encoding S1/P1 nuclease yields MKIAGKIFKGFIVFSIIAYMPLSAGAWGMLGHRIVGQIAETHLSKRAKKGIKEILGNESLAMASNWGDFIKSDPSYNYLYNWHFVNLPAGLDKQGVYDFLDKDTAANVYNKIPEMVSVLKNEQSSPEQKKLAMRLLVHLVGDLNQPMHTARKEDLGGNRVFVTWFGEKSNLHRVWDESLIEYQQLSYTEYAAAINYPNNEQLRVWRDSSLKDFVYGSYLACNKIYETTKPEDKLSYKYNFDFVGLLNDQLLKGGICLANILNDIYK; encoded by the coding sequence ATGAAAATAGCAGGTAAGATTTTTAAAGGGTTTATAGTTTTTTCTATAATAGCTTATATGCCGTTGAGTGCAGGTGCATGGGGAATGCTTGGCCATAGAATAGTAGGCCAGATTGCAGAAACGCACCTGAGTAAAAGAGCAAAGAAAGGGATTAAAGAGATTTTAGGTAATGAGAGCCTGGCAATGGCAAGTAATTGGGGCGATTTTATTAAATCAGACCCTTCTTATAATTATCTCTATAACTGGCATTTTGTAAACTTACCGGCAGGATTGGATAAGCAGGGGGTATATGATTTTCTTGATAAAGATACTGCGGCTAATGTATACAATAAGATTCCAGAAATGGTTTCTGTTCTGAAAAACGAGCAAAGTTCGCCAGAACAAAAAAAGCTGGCAATGAGGTTACTTGTACATCTTGTTGGCGATTTAAATCAGCCAATGCATACAGCACGTAAAGAAGATTTAGGAGGCAACAGAGTTTTTGTTACCTGGTTTGGTGAGAAGTCTAATCTACACAGGGTGTGGGATGAATCATTAATAGAATATCAGCAATTGAGTTATACTGAATATGCTGCTGCTATCAATTATCCTAATAATGAACAATTGAGGGTATGGAGAGACAGTTCTCTTAAAGATTTTGTTTACGGGTCTTATTTAGCCTGCAATAAAATCTACGAAACCACAAAGCCTGAGGATAAATTGAGTTATAAATATAACTTCGACTTTGTAGGTTTGTTGAATGATCAACTGTTAAAAGGAGGCATCTGTTTGGCAAATATCCTTAATGATATTTATAAATAA
- a CDS encoding fumarate hydratase, with the protein MSKYPYMWRLLFLALLLLGVFFSCRRLPNVQGEGSSLLQGVWNQDSVQNANQLLNYTQHKFKFTCDSFYVDMITHSKANYYADSCFNNGVWKEYAKGVYQVRSDSVFLTGTFTKANYKQKISGCYQIGQYIKIFKIKLADTGRLLLEGTDNQREVDLRLVEKITCTPQSL; encoded by the coding sequence ATGAGCAAATACCCATATATGTGGAGATTATTGTTTCTGGCGTTATTGCTCCTGGGTGTATTCTTCTCTTGCAGGAGACTGCCAAATGTACAGGGAGAGGGATCGTCGCTTTTACAAGGGGTTTGGAATCAGGATAGTGTGCAAAATGCTAATCAGCTATTGAATTATACACAGCATAAATTTAAGTTTACCTGCGACTCATTTTACGTAGACATGATTACTCATTCGAAAGCGAATTACTATGCTGATTCCTGTTTTAATAATGGGGTATGGAAAGAATATGCCAAGGGCGTTTATCAGGTGAGATCTGACAGTGTTTTTTTGACTGGCACTTTTACGAAAGCTAACTATAAGCAAAAGATTTCAGGATGTTACCAAATAGGGCAGTACATTAAAATCTTCAAAATTAAATTGGCGGATACTGGTAGATTATTGCTTGAAGGAACAGACAATCAAAGAGAGGTTGATTTAAGACTTGTAGAAAAAATTACTTGTACTCCGCAGAGCTTATAG
- a CDS encoding low molecular weight protein-tyrosine-phosphatase, with amino-acid sequence MKILMVCLGNICRSPLAEGVMRHLINEEGLGWEVASAGTGDWHVNQPADRRSIAVAKNFGYDISKQRAKHFNKQMFDEFDSILVMDRNNLKDVQRLATSEEQRKKVKLFLTDENEVTDPYFDSNLFEPVFLEIEARCKQLIEELR; translated from the coding sequence ATGAAGATTTTAATGGTTTGCCTGGGTAATATTTGTCGTTCGCCGTTGGCAGAAGGGGTTATGAGGCATTTGATTAACGAGGAAGGGTTAGGTTGGGAGGTTGCTTCGGCAGGAACAGGCGATTGGCATGTTAACCAGCCTGCTGATAGGAGAAGTATTGCTGTTGCGAAAAACTTTGGATATGATATTTCTAAACAAAGGGCTAAACATTTTAACAAACAGATGTTTGATGAATTTGATAGCATCCTTGTAATGGATAGAAATAATTTAAAGGATGTTCAGAGATTAGCTACAAGTGAAGAGCAACGTAAAAAAGTTAAATTGTTTTTAACTGATGAAAATGAAGTAACGGATCCATATTTTGATAGCAATCTTTTTGAACCTGTGTTTTTAGAGATAGAAGCAAGGTGTAAGCAATTGATTGAGGAACTTAGATAG
- a CDS encoding cyanophycinase — MTPKGKLIIIGGAINTGSFTETQFGLPQNMNFFERGILKKITVESVRDSKSRFEIITTASLIPEKVGEEYIKAFAQLDVHDVGVLNINSREQANSNENCERVKAADVIIFTGGDQLRLSSIFGGTSIHQILLDKYQNEPVVIAGTSAGAAASSKNMIYQGSSKDALLKGEVKITGGLGFIDGVIVDTHFVQRGRIGRLLYATASNPGILGIGLGEDTGLYISEGNKMEAIGSGMVILVDGRDMADTNLTDVEMGQPVSIKNMIVHVMCDGDTYNLTEHKLTIHHPKVVSTD; from the coding sequence ATGACTCCGAAGGGTAAATTAATTATTATAGGGGGTGCAATAAATACCGGAAGTTTTACCGAAACTCAGTTCGGGTTGCCCCAAAATATGAACTTTTTTGAAAGGGGTATTTTAAAGAAAATCACTGTTGAATCTGTAAGAGATAGTAAATCCAGATTTGAAATCATTACCACAGCCTCCCTTATTCCAGAGAAAGTTGGAGAAGAATATATAAAGGCATTTGCCCAGCTTGATGTGCATGACGTTGGTGTATTAAATATTAATAGTCGGGAACAGGCTAATTCAAATGAGAATTGCGAGAGGGTTAAGGCGGCTGATGTAATTATATTTACAGGAGGAGACCAGCTTCGCTTGTCATCCATATTTGGAGGGACATCGATTCATCAGATCTTATTAGATAAGTATCAGAATGAACCTGTAGTAATTGCGGGGACATCAGCAGGAGCAGCGGCATCTTCAAAAAATATGATCTATCAGGGAAGTTCCAAGGATGCACTTTTGAAAGGAGAGGTGAAAATTACCGGCGGACTAGGGTTTATCGATGGTGTAATTGTAGATACACATTTTGTCCAAAGAGGTAGAATCGGTCGTCTGTTATATGCTACAGCAAGTAATCCGGGGATTCTGGGTATAGGTTTAGGTGAAGATACAGGATTGTATATTTCGGAAGGAAATAAGATGGAAGCTATAGGCAGTGGAATGGTCATTTTGGTTGATGGCAGAGATATGGCCGATACCAATTTAACAGATGTTGAGATGGGGCAGCCGGTTTCTATTAAAAATATGATTGTACATGTGATGTGTGATGGAGATACCTATAACCTTACTGAGCATAAGTTGACCATTCATCACCCAAAGGTTGTTTCAACAGATTAG
- the fumC gene encoding class II fumarate hydratase, with amino-acid sequence MNFRIEHDTMGEVQVPADKYWGAQTERSRNNFKIGPEASMPKEVIHAFGYLKKAAALANTELGVLTSEKADLIAKACDEVVAGSLDDQFPLVIWQTGSGTQSNMNANEVIANRAHVLNGGALGDDKKVLHPNDDVNKSQSSNDTYPTAMHIAAYKQAVEITLPGLEILRNTLHKKAVEFNDIVKTGRTHFMDATPLTLGQEFSGYVQQIDNSVRAIKNALVMIGELALGGTAVGTGLNTPKGYDVLVAKKIAELTGLPFVTAPNKFEALAAHDAMVELSGAYKRTAVSLMKIANDVRMLSSGPRCGIGEIIIPDNEPGSSIMPGKVNPTQPEAMTMVCAQVMGNDVTVGIGGSNGHFELNVFKPVIAANVLQSGRLIGDACVSFNDKCAEGIVPNLPEIKKHLQNSLMLVTALNPHVGYENAAKIAKKAHKENKTLREASIELGLLTGEQFDEWVRPEDMVGSLK; translated from the coding sequence ATGAATTTTAGAATCGAACACGATACGATGGGTGAAGTACAAGTACCTGCTGATAAATATTGGGGTGCTCAAACTGAACGTTCAAGAAATAACTTTAAGATTGGTCCGGAGGCTTCAATGCCAAAGGAAGTTATACATGCATTTGGTTATTTGAAAAAAGCAGCTGCTTTGGCTAATACTGAGCTTGGTGTTTTAACAAGTGAAAAAGCTGATTTAATTGCAAAAGCATGTGATGAAGTTGTTGCAGGTAGCTTGGATGATCAGTTCCCGTTGGTAATCTGGCAAACAGGTTCTGGTACTCAAAGTAATATGAATGCGAATGAGGTAATCGCAAATCGTGCTCATGTTTTAAATGGAGGTGCATTGGGTGATGATAAAAAAGTACTTCACCCTAATGATGATGTAAATAAATCTCAATCATCAAATGATACTTATCCAACAGCAATGCATATTGCAGCTTATAAACAAGCTGTTGAAATCACTTTGCCAGGATTAGAAATATTACGAAATACTTTACATAAAAAAGCAGTTGAATTTAATGATATTGTTAAAACAGGACGTACTCATTTTATGGATGCTACGCCATTAACATTAGGTCAGGAATTTTCTGGATATGTACAACAAATAGATAACAGTGTAAGAGCAATAAAAAATGCTCTGGTAATGATTGGTGAGTTGGCATTAGGCGGAACAGCTGTTGGAACAGGCTTAAATACTCCTAAAGGATATGACGTTCTGGTTGCTAAGAAAATTGCAGAATTAACAGGACTTCCTTTTGTAACTGCACCTAATAAATTTGAGGCTCTTGCCGCTCATGATGCAATGGTTGAGTTATCTGGTGCATATAAGCGCACTGCTGTTTCTTTAATGAAGATTGCTAATGATGTAAGAATGTTAAGTTCCGGGCCTCGTTGTGGAATTGGAGAGATCATTATTCCTGACAATGAACCGGGCTCATCTATTATGCCGGGTAAAGTTAATCCTACACAGCCAGAGGCTATGACTATGGTTTGCGCTCAGGTAATGGGTAATGATGTAACAGTAGGTATTGGAGGCAGCAATGGGCATTTTGAATTGAACGTGTTTAAACCTGTTATCGCTGCCAATGTTTTACAATCGGGAAGATTAATTGGTGATGCTTGCGTTTCATTCAATGATAAATGTGCTGAAGGAATTGTGCCAAATCTGCCAGAAATTAAGAAGCACTTACAAAATTCTTTAATGTTGGTTACCGCTTTGAATCCTCATGTGGGATATGAAAACGCAGCCAAAATTGCAAAGAAAGCACATAAGGAAAACAAAACCTTACGTGAAGCTTCTATAGAATTAGGATTACTTACCGGAGAACAATTTGATGAATGGGTTCGTCCGGAAGATATGGTAGGAAGCTTAAAATAA
- the cphA gene encoding cyanophycin synthetase: MKILGIQVLRGPNIWSINRKKLIQMRLDLGEMEQRPTNLIDGFRERIEKLIPTLQTHRCSKGEPGGFLARIEEGTWMGHVIEHIALEIQTLAGMDTGFGRTRQTKTEGIYNVVFSYIEEKAGIYAAEASVQIAEALINNHEYDLETDIQRMRELREMERLGPSTGSIVDEAISRDIPWIRLNKSSLVQLGYGKNQVRFRATMTEKTNSIAVDIAGNKDETKRLLQDSAIPVAKGVTISDIEDLPDAIKKVGFPLVFKPLDGNHGRGATINVKTVEAATEAFEYAKNYSRRIIIERFITGYDFRVLVIDHKMVAAALRVPAHITGNGQDTVQQLIDKENEDPRRGYGHENVLTEITVDRDTLDLLSKKDYTLDSIPPQGETVYLKSTANLSTGGTSIDVTDLVHPQNVFISERISRIIGLDICGIDIMAENLTQPLPENGGVVLEVNAAPGFRMHLAPSEGLPRNVAAPVIDMLYPPGKDARIPIIAVTGTNGKTTTTRLIAHIVKSNGTRVGFTTSDGIYVQNTKLMKGDTTGPVSAEFILRDPTVEFAVLETARGGILRAGLGFNKCDIGVVTNIQEDHLGISDIHTLDDLCRVKEVVIGAVKRTGWSVLNADNKYCIKIANNADSNVAYFSMDEKNPVIKEHCKKGGIAAIYENGYITIKKGDWKIRVEKVTHIPLTFGGSVDFMIQNVLAATLATFLWGYKIEDIRMSLETFIPSAAQTPGRMNTFKFKEFKILVDFAHNPDGFNGIKAYLQSIEATEHVGVISGTGDRRDEDIKETARIAAQMFDKIIICQEKYLRGRDQQEIINLLIDGIHEIKPNMEIIINNNGNDCLKYIIATAKSGSYVTILSDTIDNAIVKVSEYLDKEFGV; encoded by the coding sequence ATGAAAATATTAGGCATACAGGTGCTTCGTGGACCAAACATTTGGTCGATAAACAGAAAAAAGTTGATTCAGATGAGGCTGGATCTTGGGGAAATGGAGCAGAGGCCTACCAACCTTATCGATGGTTTTAGAGAACGTATTGAAAAATTGATCCCAACCTTGCAAACTCATCGATGCTCTAAGGGCGAACCTGGTGGTTTTTTAGCAAGGATTGAGGAAGGCACCTGGATGGGTCATGTAATTGAACATATTGCATTAGAAATTCAAACCCTGGCAGGTATGGACACTGGATTCGGAAGGACCCGACAAACCAAAACGGAAGGCATTTATAATGTCGTATTTAGTTACATTGAAGAAAAGGCAGGAATTTATGCTGCCGAAGCCTCTGTTCAAATTGCTGAAGCATTAATAAACAACCATGAATACGATCTGGAAACAGATATACAACGCATGCGTGAGCTTAGAGAAATGGAAAGACTGGGCCCAAGTACAGGCTCAATTGTAGACGAGGCAATCTCAAGAGATATCCCTTGGATAAGGTTAAATAAAAGCTCCTTAGTACAGTTGGGTTATGGCAAAAATCAGGTCCGTTTTCGAGCAACGATGACAGAAAAGACAAACAGTATAGCTGTTGATATTGCCGGCAATAAAGATGAAACTAAGAGACTGTTACAGGATTCTGCTATTCCAGTTGCTAAAGGAGTAACCATATCAGACATCGAGGACCTTCCCGATGCTATAAAAAAGGTAGGCTTCCCACTGGTATTTAAACCACTGGATGGAAATCATGGCAGAGGTGCCACTATAAATGTCAAAACTGTTGAGGCGGCCACTGAAGCTTTTGAATATGCTAAGAATTATTCAAGAAGAATAATCATTGAACGGTTTATTACCGGATACGATTTCAGGGTACTGGTAATTGATCATAAAATGGTTGCCGCTGCTCTGCGAGTTCCGGCACATATCACCGGCAACGGACAAGATACTGTTCAGCAATTGATAGACAAAGAAAATGAAGACCCACGAAGAGGTTATGGACATGAAAATGTCCTAACTGAAATTACGGTCGACAGGGATACCTTAGACTTACTGTCAAAAAAGGATTACACATTAGATTCTATACCTCCACAGGGTGAAACAGTTTATCTAAAATCAACGGCAAACTTAAGTACAGGTGGTACATCAATTGATGTTACAGATCTGGTTCATCCGCAAAACGTTTTTATTAGTGAGCGCATTTCAAGAATAATTGGCTTAGATATTTGTGGTATAGACATCATGGCCGAAAACTTAACCCAGCCACTTCCAGAAAACGGAGGGGTTGTTTTAGAAGTAAATGCAGCTCCTGGTTTCAGAATGCACCTTGCGCCTAGTGAGGGCTTACCAAGAAACGTAGCCGCTCCTGTTATTGACATGCTATATCCGCCAGGCAAGGACGCAAGGATTCCAATTATTGCGGTTACAGGAACCAATGGAAAAACTACCACTACAAGATTAATCGCTCATATTGTTAAAAGCAATGGAACCAGGGTTGGCTTTACAACATCAGATGGGATTTACGTGCAAAATACAAAACTCATGAAAGGCGATACAACTGGGCCAGTTAGTGCAGAGTTTATTTTAAGAGACCCTACTGTAGAATTTGCGGTATTAGAAACTGCCCGTGGAGGTATTTTGAGAGCCGGGCTAGGATTTAACAAGTGTGACATCGGTGTTGTTACCAATATTCAGGAGGATCACCTTGGAATATCAGACATCCATACACTAGATGATCTTTGCAGGGTAAAAGAAGTAGTAATCGGTGCGGTAAAACGAACCGGATGGAGTGTACTTAATGCAGATAACAAATATTGTATAAAAATCGCTAACAATGCAGATAGCAATGTCGCTTATTTTAGCATGGACGAGAAAAATCCCGTTATTAAAGAACATTGTAAAAAAGGCGGTATTGCCGCTATTTATGAGAACGGGTACATCACTATCAAGAAGGGCGACTGGAAAATAAGGGTAGAGAAGGTTACCCACATCCCATTGACTTTTGGTGGCAGCGTTGATTTTATGATCCAGAATGTCCTCGCAGCTACCCTTGCTACATTTTTATGGGGATATAAAATCGAAGATATCAGAATGTCGTTAGAAACATTTATACCTTCGGCAGCTCAAACACCGGGCAGAATGAATACCTTCAAATTTAAGGAGTTCAAGATCCTGGTTGATTTTGCTCATAACCCTGATGGCTTTAACGGAATAAAAGCCTACTTACAAAGCATTGAAGCAACCGAACATGTAGGAGTAATATCAGGCACTGGCGACAGGAGAGATGAAGACATAAAAGAGACTGCCCGAATTGCTGCACAAATGTTTGATAAAATCATTATCTGTCAGGAGAAATACCTAAGAGGTCGTGATCAACAAGAAATAATTAATCTGTTGATAGACGGAATCCATGAAATAAAGCCAAACATGGAAATCATTATCAATAATAATGGAAATGATTGCTTGAAATATATTATAGCAACTGCAAAATCAGGATCATATGTTACCATTTTAAGTGATACTATTGACAATGCTATTGTTAAAGTTTCTGAATATTTAGATAAAGAATTTGGTGTTTAA
- a CDS encoding serine hydrolase domain-containing protein, giving the protein MSYRNILAVASMAAFLFIACSNSRKSTSLKEPSKERTVEDDKADSVLLSYDPSKGDKWIADFVQNLHKKYGFNGNMLVAKDGKILYEKAIGWADYLHRDSLKINSEFELASVTKTFTGTAIMQLVEQGKLSLDDDVKKFYPNFPYDGIKVKLLLSHRSGMMNYVYFIDDIWRKEKRDMKKGVSNQDVMQVIAEKKPNPYAKPDNRFHYNNSNYMVLAAIIEKVTGKPYADYMMENIFKPAGMKHTHVYSTTVYPKIPVDVVGHDRTWRYSVAQNFLDGPVGDKGIYSTLHDLVLFDKSLKNGRLLKNSSLDSAYKGRNKAINGHFNYGYGWRIFDGDNGRKVVYHTGWWHGFRHIYVRDVQKNIVIIFLGNLTNGSLLHLDELYKYLKTPIIRKGAYSGSGSLPGSDED; this is encoded by the coding sequence ATGAGTTATCGTAATATTCTAGCAGTGGCATCAATGGCCGCCTTTTTATTTATTGCCTGTTCAAATTCCAGAAAAAGCACAAGCTTAAAAGAGCCAAGTAAGGAACGTACTGTTGAGGATGATAAGGCCGATAGTGTACTTTTATCCTACGACCCTTCAAAGGGTGATAAGTGGATAGCTGATTTTGTGCAGAATCTGCATAAAAAGTATGGTTTTAATGGAAACATGCTGGTTGCTAAGGATGGAAAAATCCTTTATGAAAAGGCAATCGGATGGGCAGATTATCTGCATCGCGATAGTCTTAAGATAAACTCTGAATTTGAACTCGCCTCAGTAACTAAAACTTTTACAGGTACTGCTATTATGCAGTTAGTTGAGCAAGGCAAACTCTCATTAGATGATGATGTAAAAAAGTTTTATCCTAACTTCCCTTACGATGGAATCAAAGTCAAACTGCTTCTTTCACACCGCAGTGGAATGATGAACTATGTCTATTTCATTGATGATATATGGCGTAAGGAAAAGCGCGACATGAAAAAAGGAGTATCCAATCAGGATGTGATGCAAGTTATCGCAGAGAAAAAACCAAATCCTTATGCCAAACCGGACAACCGTTTTCATTACAACAATTCCAACTACATGGTACTTGCCGCAATTATAGAAAAAGTTACAGGCAAACCGTATGCTGATTATATGATGGAAAACATCTTTAAGCCAGCCGGCATGAAACATACCCATGTCTATTCAACTACGGTTTACCCAAAAATACCGGTTGATGTTGTTGGACATGATCGCACATGGAGATATTCTGTTGCACAAAACTTTTTGGATGGACCAGTAGGCGATAAAGGAATTTACAGCACATTGCATGATCTTGTCCTATTCGACAAATCATTAAAAAATGGCCGATTACTGAAAAACTCAAGTCTTGACTCTGCATACAAAGGCCGCAACAAAGCAATTAATGGTCACTTTAATTATGGTTACGGATGGCGCATATTTGATGGAGATAACGGCCGCAAAGTGGTTTATCATACAGGATGGTGGCATGGGTTCAGACACATATATGTGCGCGACGTTCAGAAAAACATTGTCATTATATTTCTTGGCAATCTTACCAATGGCAGCTTGTTACATCTTGATGAGCTTTACAAATACCTTAAAACTCCAATAATACGCAAAGGCGCTTATTCAGGATCAGGGTCATTGCCGGGAAGCGATGAAGATTAA
- a CDS encoding DUF1543 domain-containing protein: MASPKLFMLLLGCTPSGRHTEQHDVFFAIGNSLKDLKEEIIAFWPEANGKIHIDAWREVTEVDGYQIKVVGKEEESTNKKLFFLNLGGYKEGEFDELHYKMLTVSDEKVTAIKRAKETAFYKHTGFEGATSHIDDKYGVDVDDVFEIEDILSTSIKQEYKLQISLASGMPKDEMHLGYIILSKL; encoded by the coding sequence ATGGCATCACCTAAATTATTTATGTTGTTGTTGGGTTGTACTCCTTCTGGAAGGCACACTGAACAACATGATGTTTTTTTTGCAATAGGTAATTCATTAAAAGATCTTAAAGAAGAAATTATTGCTTTTTGGCCCGAAGCAAATGGGAAAATACATATTGATGCCTGGCGTGAGGTAACCGAAGTTGATGGATATCAGATAAAAGTGGTAGGCAAAGAGGAAGAGTCGACCAATAAGAAGCTGTTCTTTTTAAATTTGGGTGGCTATAAAGAGGGCGAATTTGATGAACTGCATTATAAGATGTTAACCGTTTCAGATGAAAAGGTAACAGCTATTAAAAGGGCAAAGGAAACAGCATTTTATAAGCATACAGGGTTTGAGGGGGCTACATCACATATTGATGATAAATATGGTGTAGATGTTGATGATGTATTTGAAATTGAAGATATACTTTCAACGAGTATTAAGCAAGAATATAAGCTGCAAATTAGTTTGGCTTCGGGAATGCCAAAAGATGAAATGCATTTGGGATATATTATCCTTAGCAAGCTATAG